One Takifugu rubripes unplaced genomic scaffold, fTakRub1.2, whole genome shotgun sequence DNA segment encodes these proteins:
- the LOC105419746 gene encoding uncharacterized protein — translation MTSAKLIFWLICLEKFAQTATMEFSPSLNWKTNYILVKPGQNLTLPCLHRGDFSTRISWFKETLGEQPILICMYRISSKYCRCANDFNPRFQLHAGNNGTNLTITDLKLSDSATYYCVNQYLNVFDFTEGYNVIVEGSGLTIDQSASHSIQAEGSVTLNCTVHTGWTCDGDHTVYWFRNSGPSQLGLMYSHTGGNKQCERKTNTCFYSFSMKNLNTSQTGTYYCAVAACGHILFGNGTKLVCGDEGNHLVLVYFLSAAWIFTIIVVVLLSISVFMTKRKNSHHSLDSQSRVQASSRANAEGYQEENNLHYAALRNNQPNRSMQNRQNECVYSAVRL, via the exons atgacatctgcaaagttgatcttctggctgatatgtttggagaaatttg ctcagacagctacaatggaattttctccatctttgaattggaagaccaattatatcttggtcaaacctggacagaacctgactttgccgtgtcttcacagaggTGATTTTTCTACCAggatctcttggtttaaagaaactctgggagagcAGCCGATTCTGATCTGTATGTACAGGATATCAAGTAAATATTGTAGATGTGCTAATGACTTCAATCCACGTTTCCAACTACATGCTGGTAACAATggaactaatctgacaataacagatttgaagttatcagactcagcgacgtattactgtgtaaatcagtatttaaatgtatttgactttacagaaggttataatgtcattgtagagggttcagggttgaccatagatcagtcagcatcacattctatccaagcagaaggttctgtgacgctgaattgtacagtacatactgggtggacttgtgatggggatcacactgtttactggttcagaaactctggaccatctcaactgggactcatgtacagccatacaggcgggaataagcagtgtgagaggaaaaccaacacctgtttctacagcttctccatgaagaacctgaacacttctcagactgggacctactattgtgctgttgcagcatgtggacacattctgtttggaaatggaaccaagctggtgtgtgggg atgaaggaaaccatcttgttttggtgtatttcctcagtgcggcctggatatttaccatcatcgtggttgttttattatccatttcagtttttatgacaaaaaggaaaaacagtcatcactctctgg actctcaatcaagagtccaagcttcatccagagcaaatgcagag ggctaccaagaggaaaacaacctccattatgcagctttgaggaacaaccagcccaacagatcaatgcagaacagacagaatgaatgtgtgtactctgctgtgaggctgtag
- the LOC115248509 gene encoding uncharacterized protein has protein sequence MTSAKLIFWLICLEKFAQTATMEFSPSLNWKTNYILVKPGQNLTLPCLHRDYFSTRISWFKETLGEKPILICMYWISSKFCSCANDFKTNPRFQIHPGNNGTNLTITDLRLSDSATYYCVNRYLNVFDFTEGHNVIIEGSGLTIDQSASQSIQAEGSVTLNCTVHTGWTCDGDHTVYWFRNSGPSQLGLMYSHTGGNKQCERKTNTCFYSFSMKNLNTSQTGTYYCAVAACGHILFGNGTKLVCGDEGNHLVLVYFLSAAWIFTIIVVVLLSISVFMTKRKNSHHSLDSQSRVQASSRANAEGYQEENNLHYAALRNNQPNRSMQNRQNECVYSAMPDWSSEDQVSANWWIVQEGLNLKQKIAATCKLLNFLNNPVGL, from the exons atgacatctgcaaagttgatcttctggctgatatgtttggagaaatttg ctcagacagctacaatggaattttctccatctttgaattggaagaccaattatatcttagtcaaacctggacagaacctgactttgccgtgtcttcacagagatTATTTTTCTACCAggatctcttggtttaaagaaactctgggagagaagccgattcTGATCTGTATGTACTGGATATCAAGTAAATTCTGTAGCTGTGctaatgacttcaaaaccaatccacgtttccaaatacatcctggtaacaatggaactaatctgacaataacagatttgaggttatcagactcagcgacgtattactgtgtaaatcggtatttaaatgtatttgactttacagaaggtcataatgtcattatagagggttcagggttgactatagatcagtcagcatcacagtctatccaagcagaaggttctgtgacgctgaattgtacagtccatactgggtggacttgtgatggggatcacactgtttactggttcagaaactctggaccatctcaactgggactcatgtacagccatacaggcgggaataagcagtgtgagaggaaaaccaacacctgtttctacagcttctccatgaagaacctgaacacttctcagactgggacctactattgtgctgttgcagcatgtggacacattctgtttggaaatggaaccaagctggtgtgtgggg atgaaggaaaccatcttgttttggtgtatttcctcagtgcggcctggatatttaccatcatcgtggttgttttattatccatttcagtttttatgacaaaaaggaaaaacagtcatcactctctgg actctcaatcaagagtccaagcttcatccagagcaaatgcagag ggctaccaagaggaaaacaacctccattatgcagctttgaggaacaaccagcccaacagatcaatgcagaacagacagaatgaatgtgtgtactctgct ATGCCGGATTGGTCATCCGAAGATCAAGTATCTGCCAATTGGTGGATTGTCCAGGAGGGActaaatttaaagcagaagaTTGCTGCCACCTGCAAGCTCCTCAACTTCCTCAATAATCCAGTGGgcctctga